A section of the Pseudorasbora parva isolate DD20220531a chromosome 2, ASM2467924v1, whole genome shotgun sequence genome encodes:
- the cavin1a gene encoding caveolae-associated protein 1: MADIDFKLERAVFAEVSDEDEDDEEVALVPASTKPATTTMALKSRRGDDDDNGDPAKEVDLVLGPGLDGGGSGESEKSEAQATGMMVLALLDKIIGVVDRIQQSQTDLEAKQETMEKNMSSIQTELAKLAKSHVGTAGTVNKLLDKVRKVNVNVKSVRTDLEKQVGQIKKLENNEHELLKRKNFKVLIFQDKVKPVKASKKPVAAGEGGEQVLSEGVEEEHGSEEEVEVEEIIEESRAERIKRSGLQKVGELKKAFSKEQMEKTRLKTKENLEKTRQRTKENLEKTRQRTRENLEKTKKSLSQKMDKLGTKMTPNTQRRNKIRSSREKMKKTLTPDHTVYARSKSTTYRVPPFTFHVKKVRGGEIEPTPEPEEDEEEEQVEQDEELLEGLAVQEGGLVSKVEEGELVNIDSEEMESLLEAADHSRLVFQETVRPREKAGQ, encoded by the exons ATGGCTGACATAGACTTCAAATTGGAGCGTGCCGTCTTCGCCGAAGTCTCTGATGAAGATGAGGATGATGAGGAGGTCGCCTTGGTGCCGGCTTCCACCAAACCTGCCACGACAACCATGGCGTTGAAATCGAGACGAGGCGATGATGATGACAATGGCGACCCAGCGAAAGAGGTGGACCTGGTGTTGGGGCCAGGACTCGATGGAGGTGGCAGTGGTGAGTCTGAGAAGTCTGAGGCCCAGGCTACCGGCATGATGGTCCTGGCACTCCTAGACAAAATCATCGGTGTGGTGGACCGGATCCAGCAGTCTCAGACAGACCTCGAGGCCAAGCAGGAGACCATGGAGAAGAACATGAGCAGCATCCAGACAGAGCTGGCCAAGCTGGCGAAGAGTCACGTTGGAACGGCCGGGACAGTCAACAAGCTCCTGGACAAGGTGCGAAAGGTAAACGTCAACGTGAAGAGCGTGCGCACGGACCTGGAGAAGCAAGTGGGACAGATCAAAAAACTGGAGAACAATGAACACGAGCTCCTCAAGAGGAAGAACTTCAAAGTGCTCATCTTCCAG GACAAGGTGAAACCTGTGAAGGCCTCCAAGAAGCCAGTGGCTGCAGGAGAGGGAGGAGAGCAGGTGCTGAGTGAAGGAGTTGAGGAAGAACATGGCTCTGAAGAGGAAGTGGAGGTTGAGGAGATCATTGAGGAATCTCGTGCTGAGCGCATCAAGCGTAGCGGCCTCCAGAAGGTGGGCGAGCTGAAGAAGGCTTTCAGCAAGGAGCAGATGGAGAAGACCAGACTGAAAACCAAGGAGAACCTGGAAAAAACCCGACAGAGAACAAAAGAGAACCTGGAGAAGACACGTCAGAGAACCAGAGAGAACCTGGAGAAAACCAAGAAGAGCCTGAGCCAGAAGATGGATAAGCTGGGAACAAAGATGACCCCTAACACCCAGCGCCGCAATAAGATCCGGAGCTCCAGAGAGAAGATGAAGAAGACACTGACGCCCGACCATACTGTCTATGCCCGCTCCAAATCGACCACCTACCGCGTACCGCCCTTCACCTTCCACGTCAAGAAGGTCCGTGGGGGTGAGATTGAACCTACACCAGAGcctgaggaagatgaagaggaggagcaGGTGGAGCAGGACGAGGAGCTATTGGAGGGGCTTGCGGTGCAGGAAGGAGGCCTAGTGTCAAAGGTGGAGGAAGGTGAACTGGTCAATATTGACAGCGAGGAGATGGAGAGCTTGCTAGAGGCAGCTGATCACTCACGGCTGGTGTTTCAGGAGACGGTGAGGCCAAGGGAGAAGGCCGGCCAGTAA